The Candidatus Thioglobus sp. DNA window ATCAGCATTCTGGCGACGTCATAACCAGCTACATTTTTCATCACTTGACCGCCAAAATTTAACAATTCACCCGAACCATCAATAATCTGCACTCCAAGAACGCTGTCAGACAAATCTTGCGCACCATTAGCATAAGCAGCGCCAATACTTTGCTCTTGGTTTTCAACATAAAATGGCAACACTTGATCATTTTTAGCAAGCACCTTACAAATTTCGGCAATGGGCGTACTAGCCTTAACCGTAATAACCAACTCTTCTGAGAAATACTCCTCAACACCCATATGATTCAACCAGCTACTAGTAATATGAAGACTGCTGGATGATTTAATTTCTTCTTGTAACTTTGAAAGGTTATCTGACATTAGAATCGCTCCAGTTCAGGATGAGGCAGTTGTCCATGATGAACATGCATCGAGCCCAACTCTGCGCATCTGTGCAATTCAGGAATTGCTTTGCCAGGATTGAGTAATAATTCTGGATCAAACACAGCTTTAATCTGATGGAAAATCTCTAATTCTTTATCATTGAACTGATGACACATGGCATCTAACTTTTCAACACCAACACCATGTTCGCCTGTAATACTGCCGCCCATGTCTACACTTAATCTTAAAATTTCAGTGCCAAATTCTTCAGTTCTTTCCAGTTCACCTGGAATATTTGCATCATACAAAATTAGAGGATGCAGGTTGCCATCACCCGCATGAAAAACATTGGCCACTCTAAGTTTATATTTTTTAGATAACGTGTTAATTTTTTCTAGCATATCAGCTAAATGACGCCTTGGAATTGTACCATCCATACAATAATAGTCAGGAGACAGTCGC harbors:
- a CDS encoding dehydrogenase — translated: MSDNLSKLQEEIKSSSSLHITSSWLNHMGVEEYFSEELVITVKASTPIAEICKVLAKNDQVLPFYVENQEQSIGAAYANGAQDLSDSVLGVQIIDGSGELLNFGGQVMKNVAGYDVARMLIGSKGQLAVVTQISFKVMPRHYVGELKSRIKTVERSALRETIESRLKTVFDPRGIFN